In Pseudomonadota bacterium, the genomic stretch AAATGGGCTCTAACTTGATCGTGGTCGCCAAATGGATAGCAAGTGCAGCCCATCAGAAAATTATTCCACTCCTCTTTGGGAACTTCGGGGAAGATTTCTTGCAAGGCTTCTGCACATTTTTTACACATTAGAATGTCCTCGGAAGTGGAATGGTGTTCACTCTTCCATCGGATTGCAGCCACACCTTGTCTTCGCCACAAACATATTGAGCGGCAAGTGTTTGCAGAGCAGTATTCATTTCTCTTTTGCCGGTGCTGACAAAAGTTTTATGCAGGTGTGTAATCGCTGCTGGCCATACTTCTTTACACATGTTTCTTTTCCCTTTGTGGCTTGCGTCGATGCTCTAATTCAATACTGACAATAAAAGCACCCATCGCCAAGATAACACCACCAACCAACATGGCTAAAAAAACATTCATCATTTGCTCCTTAGATGTAATGTTTGCCGTCAACATGCTGCCATTCCCCAGTAGGGCGAGGGTCATATTGATCGGCCAAATCGTGCAACTCCATTGCCAACGAACGATCTTTGCTCTTGTTGATTTTTTGTATGAGCCACAGTAGAAATTTTGTTGCTTTATATCGCATTTTATGGCCCTAAAGAATGAGCCCCCGGATAAGAACTATCCGGGGGCTCAATTGAATAGTTGATTATTCGTCGTCTTTGGGAGTGGTCATCTGTCCGAGAATATCGGCAGCACACTCAATCAGACGGCAATTCTTCTCTTCCAGGGAGCCATTGACGATCTTCGCTCCACGGTGGGAGAGAACTGGCTTGACCAACAGCTTGACCACGCTTTTCAGTTGGTCGAAGTTATCGCAGTAGGTGCAAGCCCGGTTGAGGAAACCACCCTTGACCGACACCAAGAAGCTGGTGGTAACGATCAAGGCTTCCCGCTCTTCATCGGTAAGATCGAGCGGCTTGTTCATCATAATGGCATAGATCAGCTTCTCGGCAGCGGCCTTGCCAACGGCGGTGGGCGGGAAGAATTCCTTGCCCTTTTTCTTGCCTTCCATCAATTCGGTGAGAGCGATGTATTTCTCTTCCCGAATGATGAATTCGTTGGCGACCAACTGCGTGGCTTTCGCAGCATTCAAGCCGCAGCGAACAAACTGGTCAACCATCTTTTTGGAGACGCTATCCCGGTCATCGTTTTCGTCATCGATTTCGGGAACTTGAACGGAAAACTTTTCCATGACCACGAACATGCCTTCCATGTCGGGGTGTCCGTTTTCATCGCTCACCTTGAGGGCGGGGTTGGCCGGTTGGCTCTTGGCTTCCCACATGGCCTTGAGGTAGAGATCGAAAATCTCATCGTCCAACATGGCCTTGGCATTCTTCAAATGCTCATCGAAATGATCGGCCAGAATCTTGGCGGGCACCCACACCCGAACCGCTTCAATCGCACTGGGAGTAAGCTCCAAGGTCGGACGATCCGACTTGTTGCTCTTAGCAGTGGGCTTTTTCTTTCCCTTCATTGCCGCCAGCAGATCGGCAGCACTGGGCGTAGGGGCATCGCTGGGACGCACCGGAGAAGGAATGGACAGAGCGGGTCCAGAAACGGTAGACGGAGCGGACGTAGTAGCAGTCTTGGCCTTCGCCATAACACACCTCCATTGGGGTTTTTGGGCTTTTCCCCTTGCCACAGTGGTGATTGAGGTTTTTACAACGGCTAACCTCTTGCCACCACCATTATACTTCAGAAACAGAGGTTGTAAACCAGATGGCTTTGAAAAATTTTTGGCGGCTTAAAATTGGATGCTGTGGCGTAATCCGCTAGGGATTGCCGAAGCAATGCTATGCTTGATGCGTTTCACAGCACCCAATTTTAAGCCTGATTCTTCACCAAACAAAATTGACGGGGACAAGCTTCGCAAAGGTTTTCATCACAGTAATGAGGGATATTGCAATCCTTGAGCATTGTAACGGTACAAAAGTGCCGATCTTCTTTCTCATCGCTGACCAGTATTGTTTTGCCCAATTTTCTCGATTGACAATTTTTATCCCAATTCGACAATGCCTGTTTAACTGCCTCCTTACTTTTTTTTGCTTCTGTTATTGTATCTAACTGCCCCGAAATTACCTTAAACGTAGCCATGTTGACTCCTGAGTTCCTTATAGTGAGAATCCTTAGCTCTTCCGTGCCAAACAGGATTCTGACAAAACTATAAAGAAAAGTCAACAGAAGACTTTCTTTTTGCTTAACTTTCGCTAACTTGTGATTGTTGCCTATGTTACAAAAAGTTTGGGCTCTTGAATTCAAGAGCCCAAACTTCGTAGATTACGCAGTTCACTCAACTCATGGCTCTACGGCAACACAGTCAGTTGTCGCAGTCATTTTGAACGCCCCAGCGGTCAATCCAGCAGCTTTGAGGGTTTTGGGTGTGACACGCACATTGCAGTGGCAATCCACAATATATTTGGCAATGGGCTGCGTGGATGTGGGCAAGTTGTTGGTAAGTACCAATTTGCCATTATCGGCGTAAGCATAGACCATATCACCGGGATTGAAACCACCAGCCCGCATGACTTCACAAGTCAGTCGCAAGCGATTCCATCGATCCACAGCTTTATGATCTGGGGAAACTGGGATCATTGGGGGAGTGATGACACTTGGGGAAGAAGTGACACCGGCTGAATTTGGAGAAGTGGCCGAGCCCGCAAACGCCAAGGCGGCAGGATTGACCCCATCCAAAGCAGGATTGGCATTCTTGGGAGCCGGGGCATCTTTGCGAGGCAGGGGGGTATAGGTCGTCACATCGTGAATAACGGGGTTAAAATAAACCAAGGCTACCAAATTACCACCCATCGGGCGAGTCGTTCGGTTCCACCCATTGCTGAGTGCTTCCGAATTTGCAGAACCCGCAACATCATCATGGATATTACGGTGCCGGGAAATGGGCAAACCTGCGGCTTTCTCCAAGGCTTGGACTTCCAGCGTCACGTCGAAAAGCGTGAACATGACGTTGTTGGCGACCTTATCGGCCACAACCTGCTCGATAAACTGTTGGGTGTTAGTGTTGCACATTTTTATTCTCCTTTCGAGGGGAATCAGGATATATGGCATAGGATATATCCTGTACTTGGGATATATCCTGCATCGTTTGTTACACCCATTATACTTCAGAAATGTCGGTTGTAAACTACAATACTCCCTGCCACAGATAAATTGCCAGCCCTATGATTCCTACAATCAAATAAGCTAGAGCTACTTTCCACATCCCAGCACAGAAAAGTATCATTGCAATAAAGATACAAGCAAAACCTATTGCTGAGAAACAACTAAAACCTTTTCTTTTTCTTTTCATGATCTCCCTGCCATGTTCTTTTTGATTGTTCGCTCGCACAAATCATAGGCAGATGATAATTTGTCGGCTGGAACACCATTTGGAAAAACACGAATGTTAAAAAATTCTTGCTGTTCTGGCGTGCATTGAGACAGAATTTCAGCAAGTTGTTGTCGTTGAAATTCTTCGGTCAAACCATCTAATGTGTTCATATTAAATCTTTCCAATGCTGTTTGTCTTTTCGGGCATAAGCTGCCTGCAATACCCGCTGCACTTCCTCAATGTTTTTTCCATCAAACGGAACAAGATTGGGATGAGAAAATGAGCAATTGTAATTATTTACCGGCATTATGACCAAACCACGTTTTCTGTGCTTCAGCCATGCATGGATATATTTTGGGTAATCATCCACTAAAACTCTACCGTAAACCTGTCCTTTTCCATGCCCGCATTCATCATCGCCAGTGATGTGAATCATGCAATCGCTGAGTTCACTCCAAAGACGCACACATTCAACTTTCTCGGTCCATACGTGGGGTTTATGATCTGGTCCTTTGGTGAGAATTTGAATTGTAAATCCGATTTTACGGCACATCGCCAAAACAACCCAATTAACTTGTAGACGAGGTAAATCCCTCCACCAGCCAGGACGCATTTTGATTAAATCCATTCTGGCTTTCATCCAGGGCTCATCAGCATCCCACAGATTTCCCAACGTCAAAGGATCGAGTTCACCAGGACTTTTCAACAACGCAAGATCACGACGCAATTGACCTTCATAATCAAAAAGCGTTTGATCCATATCGAACAATGCAATTTTATTTGACATTTAAATTCCTTTCTCTTTCGCCCACTTCAACCAAGCTTTTTCTTCTGCCTTTACATCAATTTTGACAAAACCATTTTCCATCGGATGATTTGGTCGCACACCTGTCAACTCCCATAAGAGGGCATAGAGTGCTACACTTCCGCCAGCACAACGAATCTCATTGATAATTGCGGGCACCGCTGATTCTCCAAGATCGATTATTTTCTTGTAGGTGGGTGCTTTTCGCATCATGTGCGTAAAAGACATATGAACCGTTTCATCCAAATACTCGACAATCAGTTTCTCAGGATCGGGAGATATGTGCGTGGCATAATAAACTCCACCCCCAAATGTAACCAAAGACATAATTATTAAAACACTAATAATCCACATAATTTTATCCTTTAAGCTATTTCGTTTCTCCAGCCTTTTCCAAAATGTTGTTCAATAATCTCTACTGAAATTATTTTTACACTATCGCAATTCTCACAAGGCTCTTGATTAAATTGTTCGTGTCCGCATTCCATACAAAAGAAAGTAAAAGGCCAAATAGATTCACCCTTTTGTATTTTTTCTAATTCATCAAGGGTTGGTTCTCGCCATTCACCACTGCTATAATCCATTTCCCCATCGTCTTCGCCATAGTAGCTTTGGCGGTATCGCCAAACAGGTATTCCTTCCCAAATCCACAATCCCGCAATTTCTGGATGGTCAATGCCGAGATCATCAAGAGTATTACTGCCGACACCTTCTATATCACATTCAATGCCCACTCCTTGATAGCTCATGATAATTGCTTTGCCACTAAAATCAGGCACAGCAATTAGCATTCGCTCAATGGGGTGATCCTTTTTATTTGTAGGAATAGCCTTGAATTCCATCAATTACCTTACTGTGCTGCATGTCCAAGGAAATCAGGGTCATAGGCACCCACCCATCGGAAAAATCCATCCAAAGGACCACCCACAATCGGCACTATAAATGGGCTTTGATTGGCTTTATCACTATAATACTGAAAACTTTTTCTAACAATATCAGTTTTGTCTAAATAAGTTTTATCTCCGTATATTTTCCTTTTTTCCTCAAATTGTGACATCAACTCATTATATTTGACCTGAGGAATAACTGTTACCTTGTCCTGTGGAATCACTCGGCAATTGTCGTGAATTTTGCGAAAGGAGCATTTTTTCACCCAATCCATAACTTCCTTCCAAGTCACTGTTTGTCCATTGGCCATTTGAATTGAAGGAGTATTGAGGTCAATTTCCTGCTCAATCGCCATGTCACAATGCTCTGGTCCCAATGACTGATATTTTCGAGTCAAACGACGGAAAATAGCAGCCCCATTTGCCACATCGGGGTTTTTGGTAAAATCAGTGGCATGAGGATAATCAGGAAGTATTAATTCAAAAACCCAAGCAGCAGAATCAAAAAAATTTAATTCACTGTTGCGACGAATGCGGCCCAAGAACTGCAACACATTCAACAACCCGGCGATTTCTCGAAATCCATAGCGGAAAGAAAAATCAATCCCTGTTTCCACACAAGAAGTTGCCACTACCACCCAATCGTCATCTGGATGGTCTTTAAGTCGCTCTTTAATTCGTTTCAAAATAACATCCCGATCCTCTGGTGCAAGTGCTGTAGATAAATGCTCCACAGAAACTCCTCGCCTCCGAAATTCCTTGGCAACCATTGCTGCGTTGCGAATGGTATTAAAGACCACTAATTTAGAGCCCTTGTGTGTCAAAATCAAATCACAAATTGATTTCAAACTATGCAGCCGAGAATCATATTTAATGGGCACTCTATTCTTTTCTTGCTGCAATGTTTCTTCCGATAACTCCGCAGGAATAATCGGATAAACCTCAGCATCGAATCCACTCAATTTTTTAATTGTCGGATGCTCCCACAATCGAATCATCGATCCCGAGGCGAAAGTCACCGAACAACCCATGTTTTCCACCAAGAATTTCAATTCATGCAACAAAATCGGCCACAGCACCAATGGAATAGAACCGTGAGATTCATCAATGATGATGTGGGAGCCCGCAAGATTAAAGTATTTGCGAAGCTTGCCCGTTTTTGCGGAAAGTAGTGTTTCCACAAATTGAACAGCCGTAGTGCAAACAATCGGGGATTCCCAAAGGGTGGCATATACTTTTTCAAAGAAGGAAACCTCTTGATCCAGCCCTTTAATATCTTGCTCCATTTGATGGTGATGCTCTCCAACCACCAGCCGTGAATGCTCGCCAGGAAGTGCAACCGCCCGGCGATATACATCTACGGTTTGCGTAATAATATTGCACTGCGGTGCAGCATAAATAATTTTTCTTGGATTGGTTAACAAGGCATACGCCAACATCGCTGTGGTTTTGCCGTTACCAACTTCCGAGGAACAATAAGTGAATGGATATTTCGCTGCACAGCGACAGGCATCATATACTTTTTGTTTAATCAAATTGCGGGTGGTTTTCTCGGAACTAGCTTGTAATTCAGCAATAAATTTGTCTAATAACACCAGTCGTTCTTTGGCCCTCAATGGAATCTCTTTTTCCACTACTTTATTTTTGTAATTTTTAGCGGTATCGTAGTGATCGGCATCAACCAAAATCGAAAGTGCCAAACGATAAAAACCATTTTCATTTGTTTTTCCGTTAACTATGTCGGTTTTAACTAATTTATGATGCAATTCTACTAACCGCTGCAAAATGCCATCTGTGTATTCCATCATTGTGCCTTTAAACGAAATGTGCGGGCAACGTTCCGCAAGAGTTTTGTGATCCCGCATGTCCGTATCAAAATTATCAAAACCATAATGATGAGATTGAATAAGTTTGGCAACCGCACGAAATTTGTCAACCATGTAGGCGGCTCCAGCATCAGTGTGATTGGGCATTTTGCACCCCCGATATTTTGGATCGCCTTGCAATACACCTTGGCAATTGGGGCAGAGTTTGCCCAAGTCATGGAGCAGGGCTGCCAACAATGTAATGACGGAGATTAACTGGAATTTATCAGGTGGCACATATGGCCTGATGGTTTCCAGGTTTTTAGCAACTTTGCCATACACTCCCTGAACATGGTCTACATACGTTTGTTCAGGAATTCCTTTGGCATCATCTTTGGAGTGAGCTAATGGTTGCATAATTAAAAAGCAAGCCCGGTGGCAATCCGGGCTTGTTGCAAAAAGTTATTTAACCAAGTCTTCGACACCATCCTCGACGGGGAAGGTGTAATCATCCAAGGAAGTCGATGGCGAAATGCCGATCTTGCTCTTGGGAGTGTAAGCATCCCAAAAAGCCAACTCATTGAAACTACCGAGTGGATTGGAATGAGCTTTCCAGTAAACATGCAACATATTCACTGAGCCAATCGGACGGGAAGCCGAAGGATTATAAGCGAAAATCAACGGCAACACCACCTTCAACACTTCGATATCTTCGGCAGAAGTGTTGGTCGCTGCCGCAATGTGCGAATTGACGCAAATGCGAGTTGTATAGAGAGCATGTTGCACGAATTTTTTCGCCAGCGGAGCAATGTCACCTTGGAGGTTGCTTAGGTTCTCATCCCTGAAGCAAGCCTTCTTTGTGATCGTTTGTTCAACAACATTCACCTGATTGATAGAAATGGCGGGGGTAATGGTGACGCATCCTGTTTTGAGATACCGAACCTTATCACCATCCCCGGATTTATCCTCAAACAAAGCACCGGCACCAAAAAGTCGAACGTCCACGAACTTCTCGCACATTGCAGCGGGATTTTCGTCAGCCAGTTTCTTCGCTTCATTTTTGGCCCTCACTGCTTCATCGCCGGTATAATCGCCGGGATGATAACTCGTTCCTCGCTTGATTGATTCCAAGACATGGAATCGCTCGGGATCGAATTTGAAACGCTCTTGCAGGGCCTTGAAAACCTCGGATTCATGGTCGGCAAAAATCGCCCGAATTTTTGCCTTAATTGACACATCAGAAATCAAACCGATCAAATCGCTCATTTGTCGTGGACCGCCTTCGGCATCGGGATTGCCGTTGGCATTGGCAAACCTGACTTCGATAATCCCCAAACCACACTGACGTTTAAAACTCATGACAAAAACTCCTTGTAAAAAATTTTTTGAGGGGTTGGTCAACCATTTGACAAACCCACCGCATAATCACAACATATTTTTTTTATCCACGTTTCTCACGAAACGACCGCCACTTCGGATTCAGCATCGGGAGGCTGTTCTTCCCCATTGATTTTCTTCTCGGGAACAAAATTGTATCCGGCTGCAAAAAGGAGCCGGTCTGAATCAGACATGATTGACGGCAGAGTTGCATTCGGCAGGGCTTCCATCAATGTTTGTAATGTTGACGACAAATCCCGGTACACACCCAGCAAATAACGATGCTTGCTGCTTTCGAGAGCCTTGAGTGTTGGCCAGAAAGCATTGATGAACTGAGAGTAACCACGTAGTGGATTGCGGGAAACGTTGTCCACAAACCGTTGACCAATGCGAAGTTTCGGGCAAGAGCCGGATGATCGATCTTGAAAGAACCAGTAGTACATCAGGTTTGCCGTTTGCATCAGTCTGCCCAGACAATAGGCCCAATGTTCCATAAAAGTCTCCTTTTTGAAATTTAATTTATGCAACACAATGTTGCACAATGGAATCAAGCGATATAGCTCGAACGGAAATTCATTTTTCTCGTAGTGATAGAGCATAAGGGGCACAATATTGACGGAGAGGAAATGCCCCATCTTTTGCACCACCGCAGGGCTGCCAAGGAACAATTCGTACATTTCTCGCAAATTAATTACATTACCCTTGTTCCCAACCGCTTTGCCCTTTTCAAAATGCCAATGACGATTCAAAGCATTGTAGGCGGTGCGAATATTAGGATGAATGTATTTCTGACGATAACGAAATTTGGGATTGCCGTTCAAAATCCCATCATGCCAGTCCTGAATGGCCTTCATCAATTCTGGCGAATTAATGGTTTGAGAATACTCAACCTGCGTTGGACCATTGCTGGGTCTGTGAAAAATAATAATTTGACCATTTAAATCCTTGTGAACCACCTCTTGAGCATGAATGGCATCCACAATTTTTTTCAACTCAGATTCATATTCGGATTCATCCAAACCCATCAGATTTTCATCAAAGCTATCGGCTTCCAGCAATGCACTCGCTGGCATGAGGGTTGTCAGAACGGTATATTGTTTTTTGTTATTCTTGCCGAGGGATACGGTATAATCGTACCAAATTCCTCGCTCAGCATGACCTTCTTTTGTGAAGTGCATTTTGTTATCGGGTCGCATAATAAATTGCAACACATCGTTGGCTTGACCATATGATGCAGCACCAATAGTACAGGCACTTCCTGAGTTCAATCCCCAACGAGCGTTGCAAGGAGTATCAGGGTTGCGAGAATAAAGTTTCAGATCATAACCGACTTTCACCTTTGTCAACTTCGTTTGATCCCAACCCGCTTCAGGACGACCAAAAACATCTTTCGCAGTCGATTTTTTATTGGCCTGTTGTTGTGCTTTTTGAAAATACTCATCCAATGCAGACTCAAAGCGTGCAGAAACGAAGCGTTGTTCACTATCTACATCGAAAGCAAGATAGCAAGACACGTTTTTCTTAGCAGGCTTTTTTTTGCCCTTTACTGGCTTATCTTCAGTCGGGGCGGTAAATTTTTCACTGTGCTTCAACAATTCATTCAGAAATTTGTCCGGGTCCATCTCCTTGAGAATTTTCGCCAAATCGAACAGCGGTTTTAGATTAGGATCATTGTGCTGAATAGTGCTGGCAAGGCTCTGAATAAACTTCCAACAACGGGTAATGGAAGCAAGTTGTTTTTCCCGAGAATCAGTTAAAACAAATTTACAAAGGGTGCGATTGAAATTATCTTGAAATAATTCGCAGCGTTCAGAAAGAACCACCGATTCTGGTGTGCCGACAATGCCATTTTCATCAAGCGTCACCAAAAAATGATGACCCTTTGGGTATTTTTTTAGTAATTGATAATGAGAGCGGGGAATTTCCATTCCCCAACTCTCCATACTCTGCACAAAACGCAGCAAATCATTTAGCATGATTGTTTCCTATTAGTGCCAGCTTGCCATCCCGCACCCCCGCCAAGCCCTCAATCCAATGAATAACCCCATTGCGGACTTCCACATTTTGCTTGGTGACTACATTCTCCCTAGATACCATTCCCCGCTGGTCAAAAACAGAAAAAAGCATTGTCGGCAGAATGACATTATAACGCTCTTCAACTGGGGAAATGCAAACTCCAACGTAATTGCAAAGATGTTCCTTTCGCCCCAAACATACTGGATGAAAATTCTGCCCCCTCATGAGGCGACGGAAAAACTGTTCTTGAAAAGAATGAGCACCATTAATTTCTTTATACTTCGGATGGGGATTGGTGCCATTGAAGGCAAGAGCCAAAATTTGAAAGCGGGGTCGTTCCAACACAGTTTCGTGCAATTGCGTGGCCACTTGCTTTTTGAAATTAGCTGGCTTGCGGCTAATAGAAAAACTGTTATAACTATACTTCGTCCAACGGGGAATTCCCGAAGCCCAACTATTGCCTTGCCAGCGTTGGCAAACAGCGGTGGCGACAATTTTTAGTGACACTCCACGCAAACGGCAGATGCTTTCGATCATACCAATTGCAGAACATGGAGGTGGAAACGGGTAACTTACGGCTTCGCTGCCTGTTGTCATGTCGGCATACATGCCAAGTGGGCCACCAACCTCAAAACCAATAGGATAGCCCAACTTACCATCAACCACCAATGGCGGAAAATAAGTCTTCATAGAATCCTCCAGGGATAAAGAAACTCAATCTTACTGCAAAGCCGTGCTTTTTCAATCCACGCTGCCTATGCAGCGATTTCACGAAGAATGTGATAGCTGAGAGCATTTCAATCCACGCTGATTTCAGCGTTTCCATGACGACTTGCTGATGATTCGGGTTTCAATCCACGCCGTTCTATAGCGATTTGATGCTCCTACAGGGGCACACAAGGCAACGTTATTTCAATCCACAGCGTCCCATTCCC encodes the following:
- a CDS encoding type I CRISPR-associated protein Cas7; this encodes MSFKRQCGLGIIEVRFANANGNPDAEGGPRQMSDLIGLISDVSIKAKIRAIFADHESEVFKALQERFKFDPERFHVLESIKRGTSYHPGDYTGDEAVRAKNEAKKLADENPAAMCEKFVDVRLFGAGALFEDKSGDGDKVRYLKTGCVTITPAISINQVNVVEQTITKKACFRDENLSNLQGDIAPLAKKFVQHALYTTRICVNSHIAAATNTSAEDIEVLKVVLPLIFAYNPSASRPIGSVNMLHVYWKAHSNPLGSFNELAFWDAYTPKSKIGISPSTSLDDYTFPVEDGVEDLVK
- a CDS encoding CRISPR-associated protein Cas5: MKTYFPPLVVDGKLGYPIGFEVGGPLGMYADMTTGSEAVSYPFPPPCSAIGMIESICRLRGVSLKIVATAVCQRWQGNSWASGIPRWTKYSYNSFSISRKPANFKKQVATQLHETVLERPRFQILALAFNGTNPHPKYKEINGAHSFQEQFFRRLMRGQNFHPVCLGRKEHLCNYVGVCISPVEERYNVILPTMLFSVFDQRGMVSRENVVTKQNVEVRNGVIHWIEGLAGVRDGKLALIGNNHAK